From a region of the Paenibacillus sp. R14(2021) genome:
- a CDS encoding DUF4129 domain-containing protein, which produces MRWLQMLLKTSLLELMLFFPIVLFLYVQLPLGTLTLTETAGLLLAAYMAGCIVNTLLKFKHPFPKTLLGVLLSVGFFLPAFGVTYASIGMMLLALIAVYRGSRLPVTHAAFRLNTQEYILGVFIYFVVSVLHAIHPFFQGYEWIYSAAGMLTLVMTLYLTNRSMVSRETLSGSERPVVEPSVRRNNRIFVGAVIAVVVLIALTYQLQAVFGAALHAVSSWLTALFSGTDAQPQQVLPDQPVQPPHPPLPLGEAKTMAPWVNYLLFGVVSLIAAAGLWLLLLNVGKFSEWLREMRQRFLGLFNREKGSFASGYVDQIERIQKAGNAPRKWRGRAGGERLRWKDLQDNESRVRYLYRRWLGQAVKKGFAHQAHLTPQEIAVQLGQRSLDGSISRSSADALLASYQGVRYGGERPSDEQLQKLADEVGQKKR; this is translated from the coding sequence ATGAGGTGGCTGCAAATGCTGCTGAAGACGAGTCTGCTCGAACTCATGCTGTTCTTTCCGATCGTGCTGTTTCTCTACGTCCAGCTGCCGCTCGGCACTTTGACACTAACGGAGACGGCGGGTCTGCTGCTAGCGGCGTATATGGCAGGCTGCATCGTCAACACCTTGCTTAAATTCAAGCATCCTTTTCCGAAAACCTTGCTTGGAGTACTCCTATCAGTGGGTTTCTTCCTGCCAGCATTCGGCGTCACGTATGCAAGCATCGGCATGATGCTGCTCGCGTTGATCGCGGTTTACCGCGGAAGCAGACTTCCGGTAACGCATGCAGCGTTCCGGCTGAACACGCAGGAGTACATCTTAGGGGTCTTTATTTATTTCGTCGTGTCTGTGCTTCATGCCATCCATCCGTTCTTTCAAGGCTATGAATGGATCTATTCGGCCGCAGGCATGCTGACGCTCGTGATGACGTTATACCTGACCAACCGCAGCATGGTCAGCCGCGAAACACTGTCCGGCAGCGAGCGTCCGGTCGTCGAGCCGTCGGTTCGGCGCAACAACCGGATTTTTGTGGGAGCAGTGATTGCGGTCGTCGTCTTGATTGCTTTAACGTATCAGCTGCAGGCGGTGTTCGGCGCGGCATTGCATGCCGTCTCGTCATGGTTAACGGCATTGTTCAGCGGTACGGATGCACAGCCGCAGCAGGTGCTGCCTGATCAACCGGTACAGCCGCCGCACCCGCCGCTGCCGCTTGGTGAAGCAAAGACAATGGCTCCTTGGGTGAATTATTTATTGTTTGGCGTTGTATCGCTCATTGCTGCAGCCGGTTTATGGCTCCTGCTCCTGAACGTCGGTAAGTTCTCGGAGTGGCTCCGCGAGATGCGTCAACGCTTCCTTGGGTTGTTCAACCGAGAGAAGGGGAGCTTCGCGTCCGGTTACGTCGATCAGATCGAACGCATACAGAAAGCGGGGAACGCTCCGCGCAAGTGGCGCGGCCGAGCCGGCGGCGAACGGTTACGCTGGAAGGATCTGCAGGATAACGAATCCCGCGTTCGTTATTTATATCGCCGCTGGCTCGGACAGGCTGTGAAGAAGGGGTTCGCGCATCAAGCGCATCTTACGCCGCAGGAGATAGCGGTTCAGCTCGGTCAACGCAGTCTGGACGGCAGCATCTCTCGCTCATCAGCTGATGCACTGCTGGCTTCGTACCAAGGCGTTCGTTACGGCGGCGAGCGGCCCTCGGATGAGCAGCTGCAGAAGCTGGCGGACGAGGTTGGACAGAAGAAGCGTTGA
- the serS gene encoding serine--tRNA ligase, whose protein sequence is MLEMGWIRREAAAFQRAADWKGIKISIAELIEVDDRRKAMQREAEELRAERNRRSRGIELLMREGRKEEAQREREASASQLARLKQVEDNYRETERIYEALMLQVPNLLSPDTPQGATDRDNVEIRRSGEQPAFDFEARSHIELGESLDIVDLARGVKIGGARQYVLKNNGMLLQRAVQELALDLLLGKGFDLLDVPVMVKEETMIATGYFPGNRDQSYAIQGDDKWLAGTSEVPLVSFYSGEILDLAAPKLLGAVSACYRSEVGSAGRDVHGLYRVHQFAKVEQVVICRADLTHALEWLERMTANSEELLRLLELPYRVVAVCSGDMSQKNYKQYDIETWMPSRGSYGETHSASLLLDFQARRSNIRYRDEEGKLKHAYTLNNTMAASPRILIPLLENHQRADGSIYIPPALRPYMKGQTELRPRL, encoded by the coding sequence ATGCTGGAGATGGGATGGATTCGGAGAGAAGCGGCGGCATTTCAGCGAGCGGCGGATTGGAAGGGAATCAAAATTTCAATCGCGGAACTGATCGAAGTGGATGACCGGCGAAAAGCGATGCAAAGAGAAGCGGAAGAACTACGCGCGGAACGAAACAGACGATCGAGGGGAATCGAGCTGCTCATGCGTGAAGGCCGTAAGGAAGAAGCACAGCGGGAGCGGGAGGCATCGGCTTCGCAGCTGGCGAGGCTGAAACAAGTCGAGGATAATTACCGCGAGACGGAGCGGATCTATGAAGCCTTGATGCTGCAGGTGCCGAATCTGTTATCGCCGGATACGCCGCAGGGCGCCACCGACCGGGATAACGTTGAGATTAGGCGATCGGGCGAACAGCCCGCGTTCGATTTCGAAGCGCGCAGCCATATCGAGCTTGGCGAGTCGCTGGATATCGTCGATCTTGCGCGCGGCGTCAAGATCGGCGGCGCCCGTCAGTACGTGCTGAAGAACAACGGCATGCTGCTGCAGCGTGCCGTACAGGAGCTGGCGCTGGATTTGCTGTTAGGCAAGGGGTTTGACCTGCTGGATGTACCGGTCATGGTGAAGGAGGAGACGATGATCGCAACGGGGTATTTCCCGGGGAACCGCGACCAAAGCTACGCGATTCAAGGCGATGACAAGTGGCTCGCCGGCACTTCGGAGGTACCGCTCGTATCGTTCTATAGCGGCGAAATCCTAGATTTGGCCGCGCCTAAGCTGCTTGGCGCGGTCAGCGCCTGCTACCGGAGCGAGGTCGGCTCGGCCGGCCGGGACGTGCATGGACTCTATCGCGTCCATCAGTTTGCGAAGGTGGAGCAGGTGGTTATCTGCAGAGCGGATCTGACGCATGCGCTGGAATGGCTGGAGCGTATGACGGCGAACAGCGAGGAGCTGCTGCGTCTCCTGGAGCTGCCCTACCGCGTCGTGGCCGTGTGCAGCGGCGACATGTCGCAGAAGAATTACAAGCAGTATGACATTGAAACCTGGATGCCGAGCCGCGGAAGCTACGGAGAGACGCATTCGGCCTCGCTGCTGCTCGATTTCCAGGCTCGGCGGTCGAATATTCGCTACCGGGATGAAGAGGGGAAATTGAAGCATGCGTATACGCTGAACAACACGATGGCTGCCAGCCCGCGTATCTTAATTCCGCTGCTCGAGAATCATCAGCGTGCAGACGGATCGATTTATATCCCGCCTGCGCTTCGACCCTATATGAAGGGTCAGACCGAGCTTCGGCCGCGCTTGTAG
- a CDS encoding YpdA family putative bacillithiol disulfide reductase: MPHEQVIIIGAGPCGLAAAVELQANGVHALIIEKRNVVHSISQYPTYMHFFSTPVMLEIGDIPFTTANEKPSRLEALNYYRSVALRRGVRINAYETATAVEPQADGSFILRAHNRYEAPRIYHADTVIVATGYFDHPNELGIPGENMDKVTHFFREAHPYTGMKVAIIGGSNSAIDAALELERAGADVTVIYRGEHYSSSIKSWVRPIFEGLVTKGRIGMRFASRVVEIEPHTVTIEHEGGFERLPNDFVLALTGFHPDRAFLTSFGVTMEEEGFPTFDNETMQSNIPGVYLAGVVASRHEANEIFIESGRFHGRKIAAHLKEIGKI; encoded by the coding sequence ATGCCTCACGAACAGGTCATCATTATCGGAGCCGGTCCCTGCGGTCTGGCTGCAGCCGTCGAGCTTCAGGCCAACGGCGTCCATGCGCTCATCATCGAGAAGCGCAATGTCGTCCATTCGATCTCGCAGTACCCGACCTACATGCATTTCTTCAGCACGCCCGTCATGCTCGAAATCGGGGATATCCCGTTCACGACTGCAAACGAGAAGCCTTCCCGTCTCGAGGCACTGAACTATTACCGAAGCGTCGCTCTCCGCCGAGGCGTGCGCATTAACGCCTATGAGACGGCCACGGCCGTTGAACCGCAGGCGGACGGATCGTTCATCCTCCGCGCGCATAACCGTTACGAGGCGCCCCGAATCTATCACGCGGATACCGTCATCGTCGCAACCGGCTATTTTGACCATCCGAACGAGCTGGGCATTCCGGGCGAGAATATGGACAAGGTCACCCATTTCTTCCGTGAAGCGCATCCCTATACGGGCATGAAGGTCGCGATTATCGGCGGCAGCAATTCCGCGATCGACGCCGCATTAGAGCTGGAACGCGCAGGCGCAGACGTCACCGTCATTTACCGGGGCGAGCATTATTCCTCCAGCATTAAATCGTGGGTGCGGCCCATCTTCGAAGGCCTCGTCACGAAGGGACGCATCGGAATGCGCTTCGCTTCACGAGTCGTCGAGATCGAGCCGCATACCGTAACGATCGAGCATGAAGGCGGCTTCGAGCGTCTTCCGAATGATTTTGTACTGGCGCTGACAGGCTTCCATCCGGACCGCGCGTTCTTGACCTCCTTCGGCGTGACGATGGAGGAGGAAGGCTTTCCTACCTTCGACAACGAGACAATGCAGAGCAACATTCCCGGCGTTTACTTGGCGGGCGTTGTCGCTTCGCGGCATGAGGCAAATGAAATTTTCATCGAATCCGGCCGTTTCCACGGCCGCAAGATCGCTGCGCACTTGAAGGAAATCGGCAAGATTTAA
- a CDS encoding DUF58 domain-containing protein has protein sequence MGIHWYIISAVLVMLLQRFIFRRFVMRKVSYSRSFNVQSCFEGDSVEMVERLVNDKLIPVPWLRVESILHTGLKFQSDANFDVSSGQFLQNHRSLFSLTGKKQLTRRHSVHAAQRGCYRVTSASLTFGDLFGMFSAWRSVPLQVELLVYPQPVDRELLQLPSRSWQGDIAVRRWIAEDPFVISGVRAYRSGDSLKMINWNATARTGNLQVHRRDYTADYRLTVLLNVEDHAGMWDAVNDTSMIEHGIRLAAGILQYATEQGLETGFACNGHELDVPGKVMKVERGGGSEHLTYLYEQLAKLVIFRTLPFHTMLEQLEAEWDEPGDLVIISAFMSEGIQSMMARLRERGHAVDWLPIAERGAEAV, from the coding sequence ATGGGTATTCATTGGTATATTATCAGCGCAGTCCTCGTTATGCTGCTGCAGCGGTTTATTTTCCGGCGATTCGTCATGAGAAAGGTCAGTTATTCGCGCTCGTTCAACGTGCAGAGCTGCTTCGAAGGCGATTCCGTCGAGATGGTGGAGCGGCTTGTCAACGACAAGCTGATTCCGGTGCCGTGGCTGCGCGTGGAATCCATCTTGCATACGGGATTGAAGTTCCAAAGCGATGCGAATTTCGATGTCAGCAGCGGACAATTCCTTCAGAATCACCGGAGCCTCTTCAGCTTGACGGGCAAAAAGCAGCTGACAAGACGGCACTCGGTTCATGCCGCGCAGCGCGGCTGCTACCGGGTGACCAGCGCTTCCCTGACGTTCGGCGATCTGTTCGGCATGTTCAGCGCTTGGCGTTCCGTGCCGCTGCAGGTCGAACTGCTCGTATATCCGCAGCCGGTCGACCGCGAGCTGCTTCAGCTGCCTTCCCGGAGCTGGCAGGGCGATATTGCCGTCAGGCGCTGGATCGCGGAGGATCCGTTCGTCATCAGCGGCGTCCGAGCGTATCGATCCGGCGATTCGCTCAAGATGATCAACTGGAATGCGACCGCCCGCACCGGAAATTTGCAGGTGCACCGCAGGGACTATACGGCCGATTACAGGTTGACGGTGCTGCTGAACGTCGAGGATCATGCGGGGATGTGGGATGCCGTTAACGACACGTCGATGATCGAGCATGGCATTCGGCTTGCGGCGGGCATTCTTCAATATGCGACAGAGCAGGGGCTTGAGACCGGATTTGCCTGTAACGGGCATGAATTGGACGTGCCCGGCAAAGTGATGAAAGTAGAACGGGGCGGCGGAAGTGAACATTTGACTTATCTATACGAACAGCTGGCGAAGCTGGTTATTTTCAGGACGCTTCCTTTCCACACCATGCTGGAGCAGCTGGAAGCGGAATGGGATGAGCCTGGCGATCTGGTGATCATCTCTGCTTTCATGAGCGAAGGCATTCAGAGCATGATGGCGCGTCTACGCGAGCGAGGGCATGCGGTAGATTGGCTCCCTATTGCGGAGAGAGGAGCTGAAGCGGTATGA
- a CDS encoding ABC transporter ATP-binding protein, whose translation MSQVEWDSGEELEEKPFNRDYMKRLFRYVLPYRKELSVVIVIVLLNMALSLAEPLFVRYIIDEGIVKKDFLLINLIGAALLGSKAIGWLLGYFHTKMINFTGQRILFDLRQQLFNHLQTLSFRFFDGRPAGKIMSRITNDTNAIGELINGGLITMVMEFTHLVGIVVILLWMDWKLALLSFITLPLLYLIVGKMQPKIEGSWSHSRKTMSAINGNLNETIQGIRVIQAFSRQAENNRRFEQLNTRNKNAFMRAITLESMVWPSVEMVGMIGTCIVLWFGAQAVMNEELTLGFIMAFINYLWRFWGPLSALSKVYSQVLSAMASAERIFEILDTEPEVKDRKDAKEMKTIRGEVIFENVSFRYAEDKPDVLRGINLHIKPGQRIALVGPTGAGKSTIVNLLMRFYDATGGRILIDGQPVSDVTLESLRRQMGIVLQDSFIFSGTIEENLRYGNEDASDEALRQAAEHVRIDKFASQFADGYQTQVEERGSKLSVGQRQLLAFGRVLLSDPRILILDEATSSVDTETEQHIQAALQTMLEGRTAFIIAHRLSTIRDADVILVVKDGQISEQGSHDELMKQGGLYKKLYMTQFEMQQSLAMQTGA comes from the coding sequence ATGAGTCAAGTGGAATGGGATTCCGGCGAAGAGCTGGAAGAAAAGCCGTTTAATCGCGATTATATGAAGCGATTGTTCCGCTATGTGCTTCCCTACCGCAAGGAATTATCGGTCGTCATCGTCATCGTACTGCTGAACATGGCGCTCAGCTTGGCTGAGCCGCTCTTCGTCCGCTATATCATCGACGAAGGGATCGTGAAGAAGGATTTCCTGCTGATCAATCTCATCGGTGCCGCTCTGCTCGGCTCCAAAGCCATCGGCTGGCTGCTCGGCTATTTCCATACCAAAATGATCAACTTTACGGGACAGCGCATCCTGTTCGATCTTCGGCAGCAGCTGTTTAATCATCTGCAAACCTTGTCATTCCGCTTCTTCGACGGCAGGCCGGCAGGCAAGATCATGTCCCGGATCACGAACGATACGAACGCGATCGGAGAGCTGATCAACGGCGGTCTTATCACGATGGTCATGGAATTTACCCATCTCGTGGGCATCGTCGTCATCCTGCTTTGGATGGACTGGAAGCTGGCGCTGCTGTCCTTCATCACGCTTCCTCTCTTGTACTTAATCGTGGGCAAGATGCAGCCCAAAATTGAAGGCTCCTGGTCGCATTCGCGTAAGACGATGTCGGCGATTAACGGTAATTTGAATGAAACGATTCAAGGCATTCGCGTTATTCAAGCCTTCTCGCGCCAAGCGGAGAACAACCGCCGGTTCGAGCAGCTCAACACGCGTAACAAGAACGCGTTCATGCGGGCGATTACGCTGGAATCCATGGTTTGGCCATCCGTCGAGATGGTCGGCATGATCGGCACCTGCATCGTACTCTGGTTCGGCGCTCAAGCCGTTATGAACGAAGAGTTGACGCTCGGCTTCATTATGGCGTTCATCAATTACTTGTGGCGCTTCTGGGGGCCGCTCAGCGCATTGTCCAAGGTATACAGCCAAGTGTTGTCCGCCATGGCTTCCGCAGAACGGATCTTCGAAATTCTGGACACGGAGCCGGAGGTTAAGGACCGTAAAGACGCCAAGGAAATGAAGACGATCCGCGGCGAGGTGATCTTCGAGAACGTCTCCTTCCGTTATGCGGAGGATAAGCCGGACGTACTGCGCGGCATTAATCTGCACATCAAACCTGGTCAGCGCATTGCGCTCGTAGGTCCGACAGGTGCGGGCAAAAGCACCATCGTCAACCTGCTGATGCGATTTTACGATGCGACGGGAGGTCGGATTCTGATCGACGGTCAGCCGGTTTCGGATGTCACGCTTGAATCGCTCCGGCGCCAAATGGGCATCGTACTGCAGGATTCGTTTATCTTCTCCGGCACCATCGAGGAGAATTTGCGCTACGGCAACGAGGATGCTTCGGACGAGGCGCTGCGTCAGGCGGCGGAGCATGTCCGCATCGATAAATTTGCCTCGCAGTTTGCAGACGGCTATCAGACGCAGGTAGAAGAGCGCGGCTCCAAGCTATCCGTCGGGCAACGCCAGCTGCTGGCCTTCGGCCGCGTGCTGCTCTCGGATCCGCGGATTCTGATTCTGGATGAGGCGACGTCGAGCGTAGATACGGAGACGGAGCAGCATATTCAGGCAGCGCTTCAGACGATGCTCGAAGGACGCACGGCGTTCATTATTGCGCACCGGCTCTCTACCATTCGGGATGCAGACGTCATTCTCGTGGTGAAAGACGGTCAAATCTCCGAGCAAGGCTCGCATGACGAACTGATGAAACAAGGCGGTTTATATAAGAAGCTTTATATGACGCAATTCGAGATGCAGCAGTCACTTGCGATGCAAACAGGGGCTTAA
- a CDS encoding ABC transporter ATP-binding protein, translated as MLRLLKYLRPSTKWVVISTGLMLFGTLVDLAAPWLLKEVFDEGIANKDVQMILIFTLSLAGLQVAKSFAMFVQGRSQELVGQNVVFTLREQMYAQLQRLSFSYYDKAQTGQLMSRMTGDIESVKNFIGFGAMAMMMGGFTFIGTILFMLFMQWQVTLLSMATVPLLLLALYRFNKKVGPAWGQIREQMGKLTTTLQENISGIRVVKAFAREKVEQHKFEDRNGDNFSTNMERAKVEAKAFPLMNFYGGVVFVTMVWFGAYFVAKGHMSFGTFMAFQWYTWGIIWPLNMLGWQINIMQQAVKAAPRVFEVLDTPVDIESEAGRAEDTNRIEGNVEFSGVSFHFADQDQEKEAGVLEGISLGVKKGEVIAVLGATGSGKSSLIALMSRFYEVSQGKLTIDGVDVKDYELEGLRRKIGIVPQETFLFSATIRENIAYGVPEATQEQIEWAARKAQIHAFIESMPYGYDTIIGERGVGLSGGQRQRVALARAILMDPPILVLDEATASVDTATESAIHEELLEVMKGRTTFIIAQRLSSVKRADRIIVLDRGRIVQQGTHKELFEQEGFFRNLFQMQEAAAAR; from the coding sequence ATGCTTCGCTTGTTGAAGTACCTGCGGCCCAGTACGAAATGGGTCGTCATCTCGACTGGCCTAATGCTGTTCGGCACGCTGGTCGACCTGGCAGCGCCTTGGCTGCTCAAAGAAGTTTTCGATGAGGGGATCGCAAACAAGGATGTCCAAATGATTCTGATCTTTACCCTGTCGCTGGCGGGACTGCAGGTAGCCAAGAGCTTCGCGATGTTCGTGCAGGGACGTTCGCAGGAGCTGGTCGGCCAGAATGTCGTCTTTACGCTACGGGAGCAGATGTACGCGCAATTGCAGCGCCTATCCTTCAGCTACTACGACAAAGCGCAGACAGGGCAGCTCATGTCGCGGATGACCGGCGATATCGAATCGGTCAAGAACTTTATCGGCTTCGGGGCCATGGCGATGATGATGGGGGGATTCACCTTCATCGGGACGATTCTGTTCATGCTGTTCATGCAATGGCAGGTTACGCTGCTCAGCATGGCGACCGTGCCGCTGCTGCTGCTTGCCCTGTACCGGTTCAACAAGAAGGTCGGTCCTGCCTGGGGACAAATCCGGGAGCAGATGGGGAAGCTGACGACGACGCTCCAGGAGAACATTTCCGGCATTCGCGTCGTGAAGGCATTCGCCCGCGAGAAGGTTGAACAGCATAAGTTCGAAGATCGCAACGGCGATAATTTCTCGACTAACATGGAGCGCGCGAAAGTCGAAGCTAAGGCGTTTCCGCTCATGAATTTCTACGGCGGCGTGGTCTTTGTGACCATGGTCTGGTTCGGCGCTTATTTCGTGGCCAAAGGCCATATGTCGTTCGGCACGTTCATGGCGTTCCAGTGGTACACGTGGGGCATTATTTGGCCGCTGAACATGCTGGGCTGGCAGATCAACATTATGCAGCAGGCTGTTAAAGCAGCTCCGCGCGTGTTCGAAGTGCTGGATACGCCGGTCGATATCGAATCGGAAGCCGGCCGCGCCGAAGATACGAACCGAATTGAAGGCAACGTGGAGTTCAGCGGCGTTTCCTTTCATTTCGCGGACCAGGATCAGGAGAAGGAAGCCGGCGTTCTGGAAGGCATCTCGCTTGGCGTGAAGAAGGGCGAGGTCATTGCCGTTCTAGGAGCTACAGGATCCGGCAAGAGCAGTCTTATTGCACTTATGTCGCGGTTCTACGAAGTCAGCCAAGGCAAGCTGACAATTGACGGCGTGGACGTGAAGGATTACGAGCTGGAAGGCCTTCGCCGGAAGATCGGCATCGTGCCGCAGGAGACGTTCCTCTTCTCCGCAACGATCCGGGAGAACATTGCCTACGGCGTGCCGGAAGCCACGCAGGAGCAGATCGAGTGGGCAGCCCGTAAAGCGCAGATTCATGCGTTTATCGAGAGCATGCCCTACGGATACGACACCATCATCGGCGAGCGCGGCGTCGGATTGTCCGGCGGCCAGCGCCAGCGGGTCGCGCTCGCGAGAGCCATACTGATGGATCCGCCGATCCTCGTGCTTGATGAAGCGACGGCAAGCGTTGATACCGCGACGGAATCCGCCATTCACGAAGAGCTTCTTGAGGTCATGAAAGGCCGCACGACCTTCATCATTGCTCAGCGGCTCTCCTCGGTCAAACGGGCGGACCGGATCATCGTGCTGGACCGCGGCCGAATCGTACAGCAAGGCACGCATAAGGAGCTGTTCGAACAGGAAGGCTTCTTCCGGAACCTGTTCCAAATGCAGGAGGCTGCTGCAGCAAGGTAA
- a CDS encoding ADP-heptose synthase produces MRRRFVIEAVMVATYGQLLVPSRPVDFVLPYSTIMELYDMKDGTEPVMDDPEDDAHVKSKISELIAFFEDPFNRKKIERALQMPWRESPPLLLNDMIQFTVVHAVDNAQYGEYFDPIETELLLTSIKLSVPLLSDQFEFQDKLLEAEVPVQVYDIEDYEFAVEQGITAADFESMRDM; encoded by the coding sequence ATGCGACGGCGATTCGTTATTGAAGCCGTAATGGTTGCAACTTATGGTCAATTGCTCGTGCCAAGCCGGCCGGTCGATTTTGTCTTGCCATATTCAACGATTATGGAGCTCTATGATATGAAGGACGGTACGGAGCCAGTGATGGACGATCCGGAGGATGACGCGCACGTGAAAAGCAAGATATCGGAGCTTATCGCGTTCTTCGAAGATCCGTTCAATCGCAAGAAGATAGAGCGTGCCCTGCAGATGCCTTGGCGTGAAAGTCCGCCGCTTCTGTTGAACGATATGATTCAATTCACGGTTGTCCATGCGGTGGATAACGCCCAGTACGGCGAATATTTCGACCCGATCGAGACGGAGCTGCTGCTCACGTCCATCAAGCTGAGCGTGCCGCTGCTGTCGGATCAATTCGAGTTCCAGGATAAGCTGCTGGAGGCCGAGGTACCGGTTCAGGTCTACGATATCGAGGATTATGAATTTGCCGTGGAGCAGGGTATTACGGCGGCCGACTTTGAGTCCATGCGCGATATGTAG
- a CDS encoding MoxR family ATPase: MSLGNIEQAAKAIRANVSKVIVGKEDIVDKLIIALLTSGHVLLEDVPGTGKTLLAKAVAKSIDGAFKRIQFTPDLLPSDLTGIHFYNQKLAEFEFRPGPLFANIVLADEINRATPRTQSSLLECMEERQVSIDGTTHQLGHPFLVIATQNPIEQQGTFPLPEAQLDRFLFKVKMGYPTTDEGIAIMKRFMVDSPLEQLEPVVDASQIEAAKRQYTNVEVTDELLGYMLAVVEATRKHPDAALGASPRSSQALLRACQARAAIQGRRHVLPDDVKALAIPVLAHRIALRSVGRMRQDAAEGIVASILASVSVPADAPLISRL, translated from the coding sequence ATGAGTTTGGGGAATATCGAGCAAGCTGCGAAGGCCATACGTGCGAATGTAAGCAAGGTGATTGTCGGTAAAGAAGATATCGTCGATAAATTGATTATTGCGCTCTTGACCTCAGGCCACGTGCTGCTGGAGGACGTCCCGGGGACGGGGAAGACGCTGCTTGCTAAAGCGGTTGCCAAATCTATCGATGGCGCGTTTAAGCGGATCCAGTTTACGCCGGATTTGCTGCCGTCGGATTTGACGGGCATTCATTTCTATAATCAGAAGCTCGCGGAGTTCGAGTTTCGACCCGGTCCGTTGTTCGCCAATATCGTGCTGGCCGACGAGATCAACCGCGCTACGCCGCGCACGCAATCCAGCCTGCTGGAATGCATGGAGGAGCGTCAGGTGAGCATCGACGGGACGACGCATCAGCTCGGGCATCCGTTCCTCGTCATCGCGACGCAGAACCCGATCGAGCAGCAGGGGACGTTCCCGCTGCCGGAGGCACAGCTCGACCGGTTTCTGTTCAAGGTGAAGATGGGCTATCCAACGACGGATGAAGGGATTGCGATTATGAAGCGCTTCATGGTGGACAGCCCACTGGAGCAGCTGGAGCCGGTCGTGGATGCTTCGCAGATTGAAGCCGCGAAGAGGCAATACACGAACGTAGAGGTGACCGACGAGCTGCTCGGTTACATGCTGGCTGTCGTGGAGGCCACGCGCAAGCATCCCGACGCGGCGCTCGGCGCAAGTCCGCGAAGCAGCCAAGCGCTGCTTCGGGCTTGTCAGGCGAGGGCTGCCATTCAAGGACGCAGGCATGTGCTGCCCGATGATGTGAAAGCGCTGGCAATTCCTGTGCTGGCCCACCGGATCGCCTTGCGGAGCGTTGGACGCATGCGCCAGGATGCGGCCGAGGGAATCGTTGCAAGCATCCTGGCGTCCGTCTCCGTTCCTGCGGATGCGCCGCTCATTAGCCGCCTGTAA